One part of the Streptomyces lienomycini genome encodes these proteins:
- a CDS encoding phosphocholine-specific phospholipase C: protein MSDVSRRKVLGTLAGGAALSFLPPSLHAAMATPMPRGGLRAVEHVIVLMQENRSFDNYFGTLKGVRGFGDPTPLRLPPGADVFRQPRPGGGEVLPFSARRAALDAGRPASDIQYLGSLPHGYPDAVQARADGWWNGWVAAKTQSTMAHYDRRDIPLQYELADRFTICDSYFCSIYGSTNPNRNYLWTGTTGYEPDGSGRAVTNAAYDHRHAGYTWTTYPERLEAAGVSWQIYQEWDNFTDNAVEYFRPWKEIGRKILSRVGGAYTTTEQFYDSLWNRTPEQRRAALADFQQGVDALTDAERRLFLRGAHRSAPDTLVRRIRSDIDNGTLPAVSWIVPTAALSEHPSSSTPVGSANLVYDLLDAVASDPETWSKTVLFINFDENDGYFDHVPAPTAPRPASGNDDDWVEGRPLGPGPRVPMTIVSPWTAGGHVSSEAFDHTSVLRFLEKWTGVREPNISAWRRGVFGDLTSAFDFHRAHRQPEVEQPGPVPDAVGRWSPVPPTDQSLPRQETGTRRTRPLPYRLSLSADVTRTGVRLRLGNAGTTAAWFTAYPGDGDAPQTRTVPGHASADHTVPYDADGYDLQVHGPGWSVWQLRGTGVGAEAHLAGHRNTGQVRIVCSNPSSRTRRLLVGESVHSRGRGRGDGVRAVTLRPGTSRTVPLGLADHGWYDIVVVDRDDPAFLRRMTGRLAHDGPGVTDPATGTDPVLAATIGLPAAPPALNTPFAQGSPTDVVVTVRNRGDDRLDGLDTALTAPPGWTVERDGTGPRTLRAGGSAEVRFTVTPAEDATAGRLLVTAHARGDGLLRLAEARVRSEVAPVLSVALSGPGSSPGTDGAVLSPGRPATVTATVTNAGGTPLTGLTAAPDLPEGWRAEARGTAPQTVPARSDVELAWEVVAPATAARVSATLGATVTAGRTGSGADRKAAASLPVRTGPVMTGHLLAEDFESTAPALAPAADLDRPGLLGWTRTAPEGWTVDNAPDMPQGTRELQGWTFLSKQFWFPAGQNRPGFERALGVVAVADPDDWDDTGGPSGRGSFDSTLSGPAVPLPPGTSTLYLAFDSHYRQESPQEAEVTVEFDSGDKVRLLYYSSAASGNDNQGRHQENRLVRLSCPVPAGATSAKAAFRIFRAGNNWYWAVDNVRMSAAPVTDT, encoded by the coding sequence ATGTCCGACGTTTCCCGCCGCAAGGTCCTCGGCACCCTCGCCGGTGGAGCCGCGCTCTCCTTCCTGCCCCCGTCGTTGCACGCGGCGATGGCCACGCCCATGCCGCGCGGCGGCCTGCGTGCCGTCGAGCACGTGATCGTCCTGATGCAGGAGAACCGCTCCTTCGACAACTACTTCGGCACCCTCAAGGGGGTGCGCGGCTTCGGCGACCCCACCCCCCTGCGCCTGCCCCCGGGTGCGGACGTCTTCCGGCAGCCGCGGCCCGGCGGCGGCGAGGTGCTGCCCTTCTCGGCCCGCCGGGCGGCTCTGGACGCGGGCCGCCCGGCGAGCGACATCCAGTACCTGGGTTCGCTGCCGCACGGCTACCCCGACGCCGTCCAGGCGCGGGCCGACGGCTGGTGGAACGGCTGGGTCGCCGCCAAGACCCAGAGCACCATGGCCCACTACGACCGGCGCGACATCCCCCTCCAGTACGAACTGGCCGACCGCTTCACCATCTGCGACTCCTACTTCTGCTCGATCTACGGCTCGACGAACCCCAACCGCAACTACCTGTGGACCGGCACCACCGGCTACGAACCGGACGGTTCCGGCCGGGCCGTCACCAACGCCGCCTACGACCACCGCCACGCCGGCTACACCTGGACGACGTACCCGGAGCGCCTGGAGGCCGCGGGCGTCTCCTGGCAGATCTACCAGGAGTGGGACAACTTCACCGACAACGCGGTGGAGTACTTCCGGCCCTGGAAGGAGATCGGGCGGAAGATCCTCTCCAGGGTCGGCGGCGCGTACACCACCACCGAGCAGTTCTACGACAGCCTGTGGAACCGCACCCCCGAGCAGCGCCGGGCCGCGCTGGCCGACTTCCAGCAGGGGGTCGACGCGCTGACCGACGCCGAGCGCCGGCTGTTCCTGCGCGGCGCCCACCGCTCCGCACCCGACACCCTCGTCCGGCGCATCCGGTCCGACATCGACAACGGCACGCTCCCGGCGGTGAGCTGGATCGTTCCGACGGCGGCACTGTCCGAGCACCCCAGCAGCTCCACCCCGGTCGGCAGCGCCAACCTGGTCTACGACCTCCTGGACGCCGTCGCGAGCGACCCCGAGACCTGGTCGAAGACGGTGCTGTTCATCAACTTCGACGAGAACGACGGCTACTTCGACCACGTGCCCGCCCCGACCGCGCCACGGCCCGCCTCCGGAAACGACGACGACTGGGTCGAAGGCAGACCCCTCGGTCCCGGGCCGCGCGTCCCCATGACGATCGTGTCGCCCTGGACCGCCGGCGGCCACGTCAGCTCGGAGGCGTTCGACCACACCTCGGTCCTGCGGTTCCTGGAGAAGTGGACCGGCGTGCGCGAGCCCAACATCAGCGCCTGGCGCCGCGGTGTCTTCGGCGACCTGACCTCCGCCTTCGACTTCCACCGCGCCCACCGGCAACCCGAGGTCGAGCAGCCCGGCCCGGTGCCGGACGCGGTCGGCCGCTGGAGCCCCGTACCGCCGACGGACCAGTCGCTCCCCCGGCAGGAGACCGGCACCCGCCGGACCCGCCCCCTTCCCTACCGGCTGTCCCTGAGCGCCGACGTCACCCGCACCGGCGTCCGCCTCCGGCTCGGCAACGCGGGCACCACCGCCGCATGGTTCACCGCCTACCCCGGTGACGGCGACGCTCCGCAGACCCGGACGGTCCCCGGGCACGCGAGCGCCGACCACACGGTCCCGTACGACGCCGACGGCTACGACCTCCAGGTGCACGGGCCCGGCTGGTCCGTGTGGCAGCTGCGGGGCACCGGCGTCGGCGCCGAGGCACACCTCGCCGGCCACCGGAACACCGGCCAGGTGCGGATCGTGTGCTCCAACCCGTCCTCCCGCACCCGCAGGCTCCTCGTCGGCGAGTCGGTCCACTCCCGGGGCCGCGGCCGGGGGGACGGGGTGCGCGCCGTCACCCTCCGGCCCGGCACCTCCCGCACGGTGCCGCTCGGCCTGGCGGACCACGGCTGGTACGACATCGTGGTCGTCGACCGGGACGACCCGGCGTTCCTGCGCCGTATGACCGGCCGCCTCGCCCACGACGGGCCGGGCGTCACCGACCCGGCGACCGGCACCGACCCGGTACTGGCCGCGACGATCGGCCTGCCCGCGGCTCCGCCCGCCCTGAACACCCCGTTCGCACAGGGCAGCCCCACCGACGTCGTCGTCACCGTACGCAACCGGGGCGACGACCGGCTCGACGGCCTCGACACGGCCCTGACCGCGCCGCCCGGCTGGACCGTCGAACGCGACGGCACCGGCCCCCGGACCCTCCGTGCGGGCGGATCCGCCGAGGTGCGCTTCACGGTGACGCCCGCCGAGGACGCCACGGCCGGCCGGCTGCTCGTCACCGCGCACGCCCGCGGCGACGGGCTGCTCCGGCTCGCCGAGGCCCGCGTGCGCAGCGAGGTCGCCCCCGTCCTGAGCGTCGCGCTGTCCGGCCCGGGAAGCTCGCCCGGCACCGACGGCGCCGTCCTGTCGCCGGGACGACCGGCCACCGTGACGGCCACCGTCACCAACGCCGGCGGCACACCCCTCACCGGTCTGACCGCCGCGCCCGACCTCCCGGAGGGCTGGCGGGCCGAGGCCAGGGGCACGGCACCGCAGACCGTTCCGGCGCGCTCGGACGTGGAGCTGGCCTGGGAGGTCGTCGCCCCCGCCACTGCCGCGCGGGTCTCCGCCACGCTCGGGGCGACCGTCACCGCCGGGCGGACCGGCAGCGGTGCCGACCGGAAGGCAGCCGCGTCCCTGCCGGTCAGGACGGGCCCCGTCATGACCGGTCACCTCCTCGCGGAGGACTTCGAGTCCACCGCCCCCGCGCTCGCCCCGGCCGCCGACCTCGACCGCCCCGGCCTGCTCGGCTGGACCAGGACGGCCCCCGAGGGCTGGACGGTCGACAACGCGCCGGACATGCCCCAGGGCACACGGGAACTGCAGGGCTGGACGTTCCTGTCCAAGCAGTTCTGGTTCCCCGCCGGGCAGAACCGCCCCGGCTTCGAGCGCGCGCTCGGCGTCGTCGCCGTCGCCGACCCCGACGACTGGGACGACACCGGCGGCCCCTCGGGCCGGGGCAGCTTCGACTCGACCCTGAGCGGACCCGCGGTGCCCCTCCCGCCCGGCACCTCGACCCTGTACCTGGCCTTCGACTCCCACTACCGGCAGGAGAGTCCGCAGGAGGCCGAGGTCACCGTCGAGTTCGACTCCGGCGACAAGGTGCGGCTGCTGTACTACAGCAGTGCCGCCTCCGGCAACGACAACCAGGGCCGCCACCAGGAGAACCGTCTCGTCCGCCTCTCCTGTCCCGTCCCGGCCGGTGCCACCTCGGCGAAGGCTGCCTTCCGGATCTTCCGTGCGGGCAACAACTGGTACTGGGCCGTCGACAACGTCCGCATGTCCGCCGCCCCGGTCACCGACACGTGA
- a CDS encoding FAD-dependent oxidoreductase, protein MRRRIAVVGAGPAGLTFARVLHRHDHPVTVLERDAAADARPPGGTLDLHEGLGQRALAKAGLLAEFQVLSRPEGQAMRILDVDGTVLRDWRPRPDERANPEIDRGQLRDLLLGPLDVRWGHGVTRAAPGSGGGTAVHFADGREETFDLVVGADGAWSRVRPAVSPVTPRYTGVTMVESSLDDVDARHPDLARLVGDGSVAVHGVNRALVAQRNSGGHVKVYAQFRAPLDRHTRVGPADVEAVRSELLTLFEGWAPHVLDLLRHGTAFARHPLHALPASHTWAHVPGVTLLGDAAHLMPPLGAGANLAMLEAAELAESVAAGPEDLDESVRAFEQRMWARAGRWAQITTAGLERLVSPDPREALALFDRVQPS, encoded by the coding sequence ATGAGACGACGTATCGCCGTGGTGGGTGCCGGCCCCGCCGGACTGACCTTCGCCCGTGTCCTGCACCGCCATGACCACCCCGTCACCGTCCTCGAACGCGATGCCGCTGCCGACGCCCGCCCGCCGGGCGGCACACTCGACCTGCACGAGGGGCTGGGCCAGCGGGCGCTGGCCAAGGCGGGGCTGCTCGCGGAGTTCCAGGTGCTGTCCCGTCCCGAGGGGCAGGCCATGCGCATCCTGGACGTCGACGGAACCGTCCTGCGCGACTGGCGGCCACGTCCGGACGAGCGGGCCAATCCCGAGATCGACCGCGGACAACTCCGCGACCTGCTGCTCGGCCCCCTCGACGTGCGGTGGGGGCACGGCGTGACCCGCGCGGCACCGGGGTCCGGGGGCGGCACGGCGGTTCATTTCGCGGACGGGCGAGAGGAGACGTTCGACCTCGTCGTCGGCGCGGACGGCGCCTGGTCCCGGGTCCGCCCGGCGGTCTCACCGGTGACGCCGCGCTACACCGGCGTCACCATGGTCGAGTCCTCCCTGGACGACGTCGACGCCCGCCACCCCGACCTCGCACGCCTGGTCGGCGACGGTTCCGTCGCGGTGCACGGAGTGAACCGAGCGCTCGTCGCCCAGCGCAACAGCGGCGGCCACGTCAAGGTGTACGCCCAGTTCCGCGCCCCGCTCGACCGGCACACGCGAGTGGGCCCGGCCGACGTCGAGGCCGTGCGGTCGGAGCTGTTGACGCTGTTCGAGGGCTGGGCCCCGCACGTCCTCGACCTCCTCCGCCACGGCACCGCCTTCGCCCGGCACCCCCTCCACGCCCTGCCCGCCTCCCACACCTGGGCCCACGTCCCCGGGGTGACCCTGTTGGGCGACGCCGCCCATCTGATGCCTCCGTTGGGCGCGGGCGCGAACCTCGCGATGCTGGAAGCCGCCGAACTGGCCGAGTCCGTCGCCGCCGGGCCCGAAGACCTGGACGAGAGTGTGCGTGCCTTCGAGCAGCGGATGTGGGCGCGGGCCGGCCGCTGGGCGCAGATCACGACGGCCGGCCTGGAGCGCCTCGTGAGCCCCGACCCCCGCGAAGCCCTCGCCCTCTTCGACCGGGTTCAGCCGTCCTGA
- a CDS encoding TetR/AcrR family transcriptional regulator translates to MPKIRAASVADHRAQQRAALVAAARELLEEGDASAVTFSAVAARTGLARNSVYKYFTDRGRLLAEVVREATPRWTARIRSEMATARTPEESVAAYVRAQLILVRDGEHRIAQALAGDRDAAVLREGAAEAHAQILEPLITALTDLGDDAPHRTARLLQGFVNAATTAVESGDDFEAVTRQAVRLATGAVTSLAAPDGP, encoded by the coding sequence GTGCCGAAGATCCGTGCAGCCTCCGTCGCCGACCACCGGGCGCAGCAGCGCGCCGCGCTGGTCGCCGCGGCGCGGGAACTCCTGGAGGAGGGCGACGCCTCGGCCGTCACCTTCTCCGCGGTGGCCGCCCGTACGGGACTGGCCCGCAACAGCGTCTACAAGTACTTCACGGATCGTGGCCGACTGCTGGCGGAGGTGGTGCGCGAGGCGACGCCCCGCTGGACCGCCCGGATCCGTTCCGAGATGGCGACCGCCCGGACCCCGGAGGAATCGGTGGCGGCCTATGTACGGGCGCAGCTGATCCTGGTACGGGACGGGGAGCACCGCATCGCGCAGGCGCTCGCCGGGGACCGGGACGCGGCGGTGCTCCGGGAGGGCGCGGCCGAGGCGCACGCACAGATCCTGGAGCCCCTGATCACCGCGCTCACCGACCTCGGTGACGACGCCCCGCACCGCACGGCGCGACTGCTGCAGGGCTTCGTCAACGCGGCGACGACGGCCGTGGAGTCCGGCGACGACTTCGAGGCCGTGACCCGGCAGGCGGTCCGCCTGGCCACCGGCGCGGTGACGTCGCTGGCGGCACCGGACGGGCCCTGA
- a CDS encoding ABC transporter permease — protein sequence MYLALLELKAARGRFLLMGSVVVLVAALVGIVSGFTTGLGDDTISALRRLPATHLSFARGADSDQFARSLVDGAELDGWRGRDGVEATPLGVSIARGTTDRKVEVDFAAFGIEPGSFLDPAAASGTALSAAEPFGVVVSQQLVKDGVRVGDTLAVDRFGIDLKVTGTTERSSYGHVPVAYLPVETWQRIRFATPGTRAADTEPPRQYSAVALKAGAQADLAGADRALATRTVTVEDAYAAAPGYTGERLTMTSIQAFLYAIAPLVVGAFFAVWTVQRRPELALLRAMGASRARLLGHTLAQAAIVVTAGAAVGAALAAALGVVVGSEVPFSLPSGSLAATMATVVLVGLAGTAVTLRKVTTVDPMTMLGAGR from the coding sequence GTGTACTTGGCTCTGCTCGAACTGAAGGCGGCCCGTGGCCGCTTTCTCCTGATGGGTAGCGTCGTGGTCCTCGTCGCCGCGCTCGTCGGCATCGTCAGTGGTTTCACCACCGGACTCGGCGACGACACCATCTCCGCGCTGCGCAGACTCCCCGCCACCCATCTCTCCTTCGCCCGCGGAGCCGACTCCGACCAGTTCGCCCGCAGCCTGGTGGACGGCGCGGAACTGGACGGCTGGCGGGGCCGTGACGGGGTCGAGGCCACTCCGCTGGGCGTCTCCATCGCCCGCGGCACCACGGACCGGAAGGTGGAGGTGGACTTCGCCGCCTTCGGCATCGAACCCGGCTCCTTCCTCGACCCCGCAGCCGCGTCCGGCACCGCGCTGTCGGCCGCCGAACCGTTCGGCGTGGTCGTCTCGCAGCAGCTGGTGAAGGACGGCGTACGCGTCGGCGACACCCTCGCCGTCGACCGGTTCGGCATCGACCTCAAGGTGACCGGCACCACCGAACGGTCCTCGTACGGCCATGTTCCCGTCGCCTACCTGCCCGTCGAGACCTGGCAGCGCATCCGGTTCGCCACCCCCGGCACGCGGGCCGCCGACACCGAACCGCCGCGTCAGTACAGCGCGGTGGCCCTCAAGGCAGGTGCGCAGGCGGACCTCGCCGGGGCGGACCGGGCCCTGGCCACCCGGACGGTCACCGTCGAGGACGCCTACGCCGCCGCGCCCGGCTACACCGGCGAGCGCCTGACCATGACCTCGATCCAGGCGTTCCTGTACGCCATCGCGCCGCTCGTCGTGGGCGCCTTCTTCGCGGTGTGGACCGTGCAGCGCCGCCCCGAGCTGGCACTGCTGCGGGCCATGGGCGCCTCGCGGGCGCGGCTGCTGGGGCACACCCTCGCGCAGGCCGCGATCGTGGTGACGGCGGGGGCGGCGGTCGGCGCCGCGCTGGCCGCGGCACTGGGCGTGGTGGTGGGCTCCGAGGTGCCGTTCAGTCTCCCCTCGGGGTCGCTCGCCGCGACCATGGCGACGGTCGTGCTCGTCGGACTCGCCGGCACCGCCGTCACGCTCCGCAAGGTGACCACCGTAGACCCGATGACCATGCTGGGAGCCGGCCGATGA
- a CDS encoding ABC transporter ATP-binding protein, with amino-acid sequence MSLELLDVTVRLGRGESRTTALRELTVGFAPSALTALVGPSGSGKSTLLAVAGALLRPDEGRVLLGGTDLARLSPAEQARVRRERIGYVFQSGNLLSGLTALEQLLAAASVTGRSPRSVRARATELLTEVGLGHRLRHRADQMSGGERQRIAIARALLLEPEVLLVDEPTAAVDRERAADLVELLMSTTHRHGCVTVVATHDPVVVEAADHVVDMALLRAGSDSAR; translated from the coding sequence ATGAGCCTCGAACTTCTCGACGTCACCGTGCGGCTGGGCCGCGGGGAGTCCCGCACGACCGCGCTGCGCGAGCTGACCGTGGGCTTCGCGCCGTCCGCCCTGACCGCGCTGGTCGGCCCCTCCGGGTCGGGCAAGTCCACGCTGCTGGCCGTCGCCGGCGCTCTGCTGCGGCCCGACGAGGGCCGGGTCCTGCTCGGCGGCACGGATCTCGCGCGGCTGTCCCCCGCCGAGCAGGCGCGGGTGCGCCGTGAGCGGATCGGCTACGTCTTCCAGAGCGGCAACCTCCTGAGCGGGCTCACCGCGCTCGAACAACTGCTGGCCGCCGCGTCCGTCACCGGCCGCTCCCCGCGTTCGGTGCGCGCGCGGGCCACCGAACTGCTCACCGAGGTCGGGCTGGGGCACCGGTTGCGGCACCGGGCCGACCAGATGTCGGGCGGCGAACGGCAGCGCATCGCCATCGCCCGTGCCCTGCTGCTGGAGCCGGAGGTGCTGCTCGTCGACGAGCCGACGGCCGCGGTCGACCGTGAACGCGCCGCCGACCTCGTGGAGTTGCTCATGTCGACGACGCACCGGCACGGCTGTGTCACCGTGGTCGCCACCCATGACCCGGTGGTGGTGGAGGCGGCCGACCACGTCGTCGACATGGCCCTGCTGCGCGCCGGGTCGGACAGCGCGCGCTGA
- a CDS encoding DUF488 domain-containing protein, which produces MAVRVEYRRIYEDPTPQDGKRVLVDRLWPRGMSKEKAELDEWLRDVAPSADLRRWYHHDPERYEEFRRRYFAELEDAGHEAALHRLRDMAAHGKVTLLTATKDADHSEAAALAQWLDRRRG; this is translated from the coding sequence ATGGCTGTACGGGTCGAGTACCGGAGAATCTACGAGGACCCCACACCGCAAGACGGGAAGCGCGTGCTCGTCGATCGCCTGTGGCCTCGCGGCATGAGCAAGGAGAAGGCCGAGCTGGACGAGTGGCTGCGCGACGTCGCCCCGTCGGCCGATCTGCGCCGCTGGTACCACCACGATCCCGAGCGTTACGAGGAGTTCCGGCGCCGCTACTTCGCCGAACTGGAGGACGCCGGCCACGAGGCCGCGCTGCACCGTCTGCGCGACATGGCGGCACACGGCAAGGTCACCCTGCTCACGGCCACCAAGGACGCGGACCACAGCGAGGCGGCCGCCCTGGCCCAGTGGCTGGACCGCCGCCGCGGCTGA
- a CDS encoding RipA family octameric membrane protein: MVENSDSLWNDGVGAEDYRDAKAAYHAAVFEQYKLCVEMADRVSSRRNLANTFFLTLHTGLVAFLGTWLSQGHHRDMPAVLAVAALLVLLGMCVAWWFTVRSYHQLNRGKFEVIGALEERLPARTFVAAEWRALGEGRDWRVYLPLNRVERWIPLLFAGAYVLGFVAAAAV; this comes from the coding sequence ATGGTCGAGAACAGTGACTCTCTGTGGAACGACGGTGTCGGCGCGGAGGACTACCGCGACGCGAAGGCCGCCTATCACGCGGCGGTCTTCGAGCAGTACAAGCTGTGCGTGGAGATGGCCGACCGGGTCAGCTCCCGGCGCAATCTCGCCAACACCTTCTTCCTGACCCTCCACACCGGCCTGGTCGCCTTCCTCGGCACCTGGTTGTCGCAGGGGCACCACCGCGACATGCCGGCGGTCCTCGCGGTCGCGGCCCTGCTGGTCCTGCTGGGCATGTGTGTCGCCTGGTGGTTCACCGTCCGTTCCTACCACCAGTTGAACCGGGGCAAGTTCGAGGTGATCGGCGCGCTGGAGGAGCGGCTGCCGGCCCGCACCTTCGTGGCCGCCGAGTGGCGTGCTCTCGGGGAGGGCCGGGACTGGCGGGTCTATCTGCCGCTGAACCGGGTGGAGCGGTGGATTCCCCTCCTCTTCGCCGGGGCCTATGTTCTGGGGTTCGTCGCCGCGGCGGCCGTATGA
- a CDS encoding LysR family transcriptional regulator, producing the protein MELELRHLRVLCAIADSGSVGRAAAALGFTQPALSTQLRRVERLLGEGLFVRSSTGVELTAYGAEVVSQAREILIRADALGRRHAPRPPAAARALRLGVTNTPVVPMLLDALREACPDLTVSVSSVYATGHLLELLEAGELDAALGVDYPGLPVRHSSALAHRAINTVPIFVAIHAGHPLAHRIEVPLEELSEDTWFVASDDGVGWPGAFYDACRSAGFTPAGTHEFHVLDQLQSMIAKGLGVTAVQPTVRPVEGVLVKPLAGDPLWQRHLLVWRRELVDAAVVEALHHHAVRTYRNLLAQAPHLQKWATRTYAPARAPEGHGTGLPARASCV; encoded by the coding sequence ATGGAACTGGAGCTGCGCCATCTGCGCGTGCTGTGCGCGATCGCGGATTCCGGGAGCGTCGGCCGGGCGGCGGCCGCGCTCGGGTTCACCCAGCCCGCGCTGAGCACACAGCTGCGCCGCGTCGAGCGGCTGCTCGGCGAGGGACTGTTCGTGCGCAGCAGTACGGGTGTGGAGCTGACCGCCTACGGCGCGGAGGTCGTGAGCCAGGCCCGCGAGATCCTGATCCGCGCCGACGCTCTCGGACGACGGCACGCCCCACGCCCGCCCGCGGCGGCCCGCGCACTGCGGCTCGGCGTCACCAACACACCGGTGGTGCCGATGCTCCTGGACGCCCTGCGCGAGGCATGCCCGGACCTCACGGTCTCCGTCAGCAGCGTGTACGCCACGGGTCACCTCCTCGAACTCCTGGAGGCCGGTGAACTCGACGCCGCGCTGGGCGTCGACTACCCCGGGCTGCCGGTGCGGCACTCCTCCGCCCTGGCCCACCGCGCCATCAACACCGTCCCGATCTTCGTGGCCATCCACGCGGGCCACCCGCTGGCGCACCGCATCGAGGTCCCGCTGGAGGAACTGTCCGAGGACACCTGGTTCGTCGCCTCCGACGACGGCGTGGGATGGCCCGGCGCCTTCTACGACGCCTGCCGGTCCGCGGGGTTCACACCGGCCGGCACGCACGAGTTCCACGTCCTCGACCAGTTGCAGTCGATGATCGCCAAGGGGCTCGGGGTGACCGCCGTCCAGCCCACGGTGCGTCCCGTCGAAGGGGTCCTGGTCAAGCCGTTGGCGGGCGACCCCCTGTGGCAGCGGCACCTGCTCGTCTGGCGTCGCGAACTGGTCGACGCGGCGGTGGTCGAGGCCCTTCACCACCATGCCGTGCGCACCTACCGCAACCTGCTGGCCCAGGCACCGCACCTCCAGAAGTGGGCGACTCGCACCTATGCGCCCGCACGCGCCCCGGAGGGGCACGGAACGGGGCTGCCCGCGAGGGCCTCGTGTGTTTGA
- a CDS encoding putative immunity protein has protein sequence MILPKIRDPRLVTIRRGGTLTDPDHHLLALWAAACAEHVLHLFETARPEDPRPRRAIEHGRAWARGEVGMMRARAAGGHAMGAARDLRGAARHAAYAAGQAAVVAHVAAHELGAAAYAIKAARAAVPEGESEAAGRLECRWQRDRLPAAIRALVLDDQRLRNDICWSVFDC, from the coding sequence GTGATCCTCCCGAAGATCAGGGACCCCCGCCTCGTCACGATCCGCCGCGGCGGGACCCTCACTGATCCGGACCACCACCTGCTCGCCCTCTGGGCCGCGGCCTGCGCGGAGCACGTCCTGCACCTCTTCGAGACGGCTCGGCCCGAGGACCCGCGTCCGCGCCGGGCGATCGAGCACGGCCGCGCCTGGGCGCGCGGCGAGGTCGGGATGATGCGGGCCCGCGCTGCCGGCGGGCATGCGATGGGTGCGGCGCGGGATCTGCGCGGAGCGGCACGGCATGCCGCCTACGCCGCCGGCCAGGCCGCGGTCGTCGCGCACGTCGCCGCGCACGAACTCGGGGCGGCCGCGTACGCGATCAAGGCCGCCCGCGCCGCCGTACCCGAGGGCGAGAGCGAGGCCGCGGGACGACTCGAATGCCGGTGGCAGCGTGACCGGCTCCCGGCGGCGATTCGCGCACTCGTACTCGACGACCAGCGCTTGCGGAACGACATCTGCTGGTCGGTGTTCGACTGTTGA
- a CDS encoding TetR/AcrR family transcriptional regulator has protein sequence MTVWDRPEPPTRPAPLDRERIVAAAVALADEGGLEAVSLRKVAARLNAGPMRLYGYISTKAELFDLMVDEVYAEILPEERPGDWREALHGLAHRTRQAALRHAWLADLLGGRPALGPNGLAVSEATLAALDGVADIDTVMRAVETVSAYSTGAIRREIANLRAERATGLSESDWQRARGPHVTRMLATGRFPALAKLVYDGTHVDAEVTFATGLDWVLDGVAARLTGPPA, from the coding sequence ATGACTGTCTGGGACCGGCCGGAGCCGCCGACTCGCCCCGCACCGCTCGACCGGGAGCGGATCGTCGCCGCCGCCGTCGCACTGGCCGACGAGGGCGGGCTGGAGGCGGTGTCGCTGCGCAAGGTCGCCGCCCGGCTGAACGCCGGTCCGATGCGGCTGTACGGCTACATCTCCACCAAGGCGGAGCTGTTCGACCTCATGGTGGACGAGGTCTACGCCGAGATCCTTCCCGAGGAGCGGCCCGGTGACTGGCGGGAGGCACTGCACGGCCTCGCGCACCGCACCAGGCAGGCCGCGCTCCGCCACGCATGGCTGGCCGACCTCCTCGGCGGCCGTCCGGCCCTCGGCCCGAACGGTCTCGCCGTCAGCGAGGCCACGCTGGCCGCCCTCGACGGCGTCGCCGACATCGACACGGTGATGCGTGCCGTGGAGACGGTCAGCGCCTACTCCACCGGCGCGATCAGGCGCGAGATCGCGAACCTGCGGGCCGAGCGCGCCACGGGTCTGTCCGAGAGCGACTGGCAGCGCGCCCGCGGCCCGCACGTGACGAGGATGCTGGCCACGGGCCGCTTTCCGGCGCTGGCCAAGCTCGTCTACGACGGCACGCACGTGGACGCCGAGGTGACCTTCGCGACCGGCCTGGACTGGGTTCTCGACGGTGTGGCCGCCAGACTCACCGGGCCGCCCGCGTGA